CTTGTTAGTTATTCTGTTGGTTTTGGGATAAACCTCGGTACATTGTGGTTAGCCGCACACACTATAGAGCCCGATGCATAATAAGAAGTGGAGCAGCTGAACAGCAATCATTTAGGGCCTCCTCGGGATTGCCTGTCCCGGTATAGTTGCTTGAGGGCATGTGCACGATGGAGAACACTATAGTGGCAGCTAGTACTAGGAGCCCTTCAGCCATCAAAGCTGGACATTGCCTGGGATATGCAAAAAGGATCGATCGGCTAAGATATGTATGAATGTTTCTTGTAACATTATTATCTTCTTTGAACCCCCCGAAATGTTACCTACTACTTAGGCCTTCAGTCGATCAGGAAATGGATTTTTTGTGTTAACAACTTATTCAAAGTCCCAACAAAGCATGACCTATAAACTTCGATGTATGCAGGTTTTCGACATCAACAGAATAATATCAACCAACGATGCTCCTACATTGTCTATTGTACTATACGATCTACCCAGGGCCTAGGGAATGGATGGCAATGGGACCATTCTAGCCTACAACACTTTCCGAATATCACCGGCGTGAGCGGCAGATTATTTTATGCTATAGCTTTCAACCCCGCCGCTCGTCAGCAGATACAAGTTCCTGACACTAGCATCTATGGCCACTGACTGGTTCCGATTGCCATATGGCACTGAACCATCTTCCCGTTAATCACAATAGTGGGCCATCACGCATACCCTGGGGCTGAGTCGATCTTCGGTGCCTTCTGCAAATCCCGATCTCCTTTCCAATGTGGGGCTGCTTGGCTTACTCTTATTCACGTGTATCATAGCGCAAGTGGCTTCCCGATGTATCCGTTACTGGGTTCTGTAGGCGATCAATCAAGCCAGGTAGTTCTTCTTCAAAAGAGAATTGTGAGCTCTAGACCCAAGCAGAAGCGCCTGGTGTTAGTAAATGTTGGTAACACAACAACTACTTTCGCATTCTCTTGAGATACTCGCGATCACAAACCCCTGTATGAATGCTGCTAGGTCTAGCCAAGTATGTCATCTACGACCAGGATATCTGCGTTGCTAGCCACAGGTACTCCCGTCCATGTTACATTATAATCGGGGTTTGAGCAGTGATCTACAGGGCGATACTACTGTGGGGAAGGTGTGCCTATTGTACTACGTATATTGATGCAAGATTGTGATTCGATTTGCATCAAAAGTTGCCACAATACCCTAGTTACCACAATAATGTAGTTATCACAccgagaaaaagaaatgccAATTCGGGATACAATTATCCGATAGCTACAATCTAAGGTATATATAGCCCCTGCTTCCCCTACTCACAACATATGAACCAACTCAACATCTCAAAGAATTATCCCAGCACAGTACTCTCCTCAAGCAACGTCTCTATAAGAACACCCAGTTCGATCCTACATCTACGACAATGAAGCTCTTATCCACCCTCGTCGCCAGCACCCTGGCCCTGGCAGTCTCAGTCCAGGCTACCGACTGCACTGAAGGCATGAAGTACTGCCAAAGTGTCTTGATAGACATCGGTAAAATGATCCTGTTTATAAGCCATTTATTGTGAGAGTTTGTTAACAAATTCGACATTGTTTAGACTACACCAAGTATTCCACCCTGATCCCGCAGGCTATAAAAGCGTACGGCTTCAGCGGggcctctcttcctcctggatTTATGATAGACAACCCCTCATTCCTGTTTGCatgtggcagtggtggatcGATCACTGTTGAGAAAGAATGCACCTGGGGGTGTAACAACGCAGGTGCTGGGCATAACGATTACTGTACTTTCTGAGTATGTCTCGCATGGGCCTTTGGTATGGCATCGTTGGTgtcatggtggtggtgatgatgatggtgtggtAGCAGATGGGCTCAGTGTTCTCCTGTTGCGAGTGTTCTTTGGACTTTCGGCATAGTGTGCTTGGAGACAATGTCAAGATGTCAAATTACGCTGTACTTAGGCCTCTTATGTCGGAACACTGTTAGTATCAGGCACTATGCATATGGTCATTAAGCAGCCGGGTAGAACAGAGAAGCAATTCTTTGTCAACTACAATTTGCTTGTTGTCAATCATCGACGCATCTTACGCGAGAGCGGCAGTTTACCTCACAGAAAATTGGTTAATATAGACACCAGGTGACTTGGTAAATAGCAAGCAGATGTGTACTGAGATAAAGTAGCCGGAAGTGCCATAGAAGTGAGATACTCAAATTGAAGCATCTCCTGAGAATATACGTGCACTGCGTATGGTGAATAATAAACTACGAAACTGGCGAGCCAGATAGTGAATAGTAACTGCATCATAGCTAGCAATTGCTATATAACAGCTGCCTCAGATCCTCTGTCTCTTTTTGTGGAATATTTTTAGTATAATCAATAGCCCTGGACTTTCCTGCGGGTATTAAAGTTGCATAATATTCCATCCACTTAGTTGGGAACTGTCCAATATCTTTGTCTAATTAATCTAGCCTTACACCATCGCGCTTTCGGCTCTGGGCCGAATTTGCGGAGCCCCGTTCACTACTTATCAATGATGTGCCATGGATCTTATATGCTATAATCGAAGCTGAGACAGCTCCTCGAGAGCCAGGCTATGTATTGATGAATGAGCATCGAGTAATAGCTAAAACTCCCCAAAACTTATTACTGCTTATGGGTCACGTTGATTAGCCCGAGGAGCGGGTTTGCTGCTCCCAGAACGAAAGGGGTACTAAGTACTCTTGTATTGCTCCTATGATATCAAATCAGTAATGGTAGAAACCCTCATTCTGGCATCCCAGATGGGTCACTAAACTAAGATTAAATCTACTCTTCTTCATATTTTCAAATTTTTGTTTATATTACAAAAGCACACAGAGCATCAAAGCCCGATACACAGCTAGGTGGATAATGAAACACACCCTTCGAGGATTATTTAGAATTCTGCTCTGACCAATCTATAAGAGCAATGGATATAGACAAAAGCATAAATAAGCACAACAACGCAATCAACCGCGGAGAAAGTCTCGCTACGAGAGTGTCTTTTCGCGACTATTATAAGAGCATCGGATGAGTAGGATAACCTTTATAAAGTATATCTCGGGGACAAGCTGGTAAGACTAttctttataagatttttattccTGCTAACATACTTATCAGATTGATAAAGGCTTTACTTCTCAAGCAATATCAAGGTTGCTGCGTTGAAATCTGACTAGATATGTATAGGCTGCCTGTTGACTCTTCCAAAAATCTTATCACTAGACTTCTCGCTagttctttaaatatatgcAGTCATTTTAGACAAAATAAGCAGAGCAGTCTCCACTTTGGTACAGCGGCTGGAGCCCAGAATACTCAGACTTGAAAAATTATATGAGAGCAGGCACACCCATTGTTCAGAGTAGAGTTCCGTGAGGATAAGATTTgcgccccctcccccaccatccaTTTTCCTGGAGTATAGCGGGTGCAACTGATAGGGTATCGGATACCCCCAGAAGGGGCGCCTGGTGGCAAAGAGCAACAAGGGATAGTGGTTGCTTGTCGCAGTGGCTCGTAATGGCCAGAAGTTGGAATGCGACTGTGTTCAGGTAAAGGATTTCAAGATACACCATATTTGTTGCCTTTTTACCCCTCTATCCAAGTAACGGCGATGGCAACGATCAACCGGCGCTTTGACCCTACACCTCCCCCATCTGACTTCCAACGTTGGCAATGCTAAATTCTATCAACCGTAGCATCCCTTTAggtttaaaaatataagcaATCTCACCTAAATTGTAGTCTGAATTCATTTCAAATCCCGACAATCCTATTCAGGCTGAGTAGTCTAACGCCACCCAAAAGGGAGGGCTGAAGACCGGCTTCCCTGCCACCAATGGCAAGTCTGGGGGATAATAATACCGAGGCCGTTGTTCCACTTCAGCTACAGTAGCTCAGTGCGTTATCACGATGGTGGCGCATCTGCACCCcttccatccaatccctTTCTGCAGGATTATGTTGGaatatgcagcagcaggaactACTAGCTGCTGGTGTCCCCGATTTCCCCGCCCGGTTGCCCTGCTTTGCCTCCAGCTTC
The window above is part of the Aspergillus luchuensis IFO 4308 DNA, chromosome 8, nearly complete sequence genome. Proteins encoded here:
- a CDS encoding uncharacterized protein (SECRETED:SignalP(1-20)); translation: MKLLSTLVASTLALAVSVQATDCTEGMKYCQSVLIDIDYTKYSTLIPQAIKAYGFSGASLPPGFMIDNPSFLFACGSGGSITVEKECTWGCNNAGAGHNDYCTF